The genomic region TGCATTTGATTATTTCAAAAAGCATCAATACTATATGTATGAGAACCTGGGATTTAGCAAATCATTCCTGCTAAGTCGTGTTTTTCTTCTTAATATTCTCATTACTGTTATCTGCGGAATAATCCTGTTGCTATTTTGAGAATTCTTCAGGCCCGAAATATTCAAAAGAGCTATGCAGATAATATTCTGAATGATCTGAATTTTCAATGTAAAACAGGTGAAATGATCGGAATCTTTGGTAGGAATGGATCCGGAAAATCTACGCTTCTAAAAATTCTTTTCGGAAAAATAAAACCCGACCAGGGCAGCATTTATCTTGATGAACGGGAACTGACATCATCCTCCATCATTTCAGAAAAATTAATCGGCTGCTTACCACAGGATAGTTTTCTTCCGAAGAATTCAACTGTACAGGATATTATTCCTTTTTTCCATCCAGACGGAGAAGCTCAGGATCGCATATTCTATGCTAAAGGAGTCGGGAATTTTGCTTCGAGAAAGATCAAAGAACTAGCCATTGGCCAGCGGAGGTATCTGGAATTA from Christiangramia sp. OXR-203 harbors:
- a CDS encoding ATP-binding cassette domain-containing protein, producing MRILQARNIQKSYADNILNDLNFQCKTGEMIGIFGRNGSGKSTLLKILFGKIKPDQGSIYLDERELTSSSIISEKLIGCLPQDSFLPKNSTVQDIIPFFHPDGEAQDRIFYAKGVGNFASRKIKELAIGQRRYLELLLVGNLDHPFLLLDEPFSMVEPLYKECIIEFITNLKARKGIIITDHYYQDVLNVASKNFLLKNGNLVSISSEADLLTEGYLKT